A window from Hemicordylus capensis ecotype Gifberg chromosome 2, rHemCap1.1.pri, whole genome shotgun sequence encodes these proteins:
- the SYP gene encoding synaptophysin, translated as MEVVNQLVAVGQFRVFKEPLGFVKLLEWFFSIFAFATCGSYSGEFRMSVECPNKTESNLNIKVEFSYPFRLHQVYFDAPACKGSEQDKIFLIGDYSSSAEFFVTIAVFTFLYTLAAMIVYIFMQDKYRENNKGPMIDFIVTAVFAFMWLVSSCAWAKGLSDVKEATDPENVIKDMPLCEREGIKCKELKDPVTSGLNTSVVFGFLNLVLWLGNLWFVFKETGWSTPFVKYPPAQEKQPAPDTYGDAYNQAPGYGQQDSYGQQAGYQPDYSQQGYGQQADYGQQGGYGQGGPTSFANQM; from the exons ttcttttccATCTTTGCATTTGCGACGTGCGGCAGCTACTCTGGAGAATTCCGCATGAGTGTCGAATGCCCCAACAAGACCGAGAGCAATCTCAATATAAAGGTGGAGTTCTCATACCCTTTCCG GCTCCACCAGGTATATTTTGATGCTCCGGCTTGTAAAGGGAGCGAACAGGATAAGATTTTCTTGATTGGCGACTACTCCTCCTCTGCCGAGTTCTTTGTCACCATTGCAGTCTTCACCTTCCTCTATACCCTGGCCGCCATGATCGTCTACATCTTCATGCAGGACAAATACAGGGAGAACAACAAGGGACCCATGATT GATTTCATTGTCACAGCCGTTTTTGCCTTCATGTGGTTAGTGAGCTCCTGTGCTTGGGCCAAGGGGCTGTCAGATGTCAAGGAGGCCACTGACCCTGAAAATGTGATTAAAGACATGCCTTTGTGCGAGAGAGAAGGTATCAAGTGCAAAGAGCTAAAGGATCCAGTCACCTCTGGCCTGAATACCTCTGTG GTTTTTGGCTTCCTGAACTTGGTGCTTTGGCTGGGGAACCTGTGGTTCGTGTTCAAAGAGACAGGCTGGAGTACCCCCTTCGTGAAGTATCCCCCTGCCCAGGAGAAGCAGCCAGCACCTGACACCTATGGCGATGCCTACAACCAAGCCCCAGGCTATGGACAGCAGGACTCATATGGGCAGCAGGCTGGCTACCAGCCTGATTACAGCCAGCAGGGTTATGGGCAGCAGGCAGACTACGGCCAGCAGGGTGGTTATGGCCAAGGCGGGCCCACTTCCTTCGCAAACCAGATGTAG